One Artemia franciscana chromosome 7, ASM3288406v1, whole genome shotgun sequence DNA segment encodes these proteins:
- the LOC136028655 gene encoding uncharacterized protein LOC136028655 encodes MTKEIETIISEESSIMTMPAPGPILNAPEHTLTAPEHDLTAPKPTLTAPELTLTDPKPTLTVAEPTLTAPGQTLTAPGTHLASLIAPEDDSRNPSMTLAISKDVKGKKPRNFFTICPFCRRSFYKLDKHFLAKKGSCSKNTNGEFWSVKEAKEMHELAKDELAERSQNKTYFLASQVSSLVEETKTLHGFCKALSAMTGLYFDPLNLPDRTLSFEDTRPVAAHMHTHVHTNTHTAHVAGPSTSALPQQSPPIVETDFFSREQLSLSSQIRRRRVSEESDPEDVVDSDEGGSLYAPEIPEDESSEEEEEKSELRSEYFKKEWNWTSDIRKKMQKHGLYDVYTKNVKTEEEAKKMAKGIELMKKFEKWSAECGERSSRKFRNPFGCAQKIVYFILEGTKYNWLNFHSAERVELFFSKLAECGMKGSSRNKYAQGYSRFVKYITSRGSDAPPELNIALVNSVMSAVSFLDRKQKSLATAEMRHRELQRTFNPNSFTIDDYRNLKAGVEKFMAPVITRLTRNRLVEEDHTNITAYICFLVSFMYGHRPGVPENMTVTEFLNRHYVEEQKMFVILVEKHKTASIKSAGVALSEPEEVIFRKYLSFVRPALVKPDLPEPVHFLLSMSGQKIQNTSITLRRFLEKIFGGEMRPGVCVPNQTTIRHLIATMNRNATNLSKEDRDMMHEYLCHTENTSKNVYEAYAFHQIAAGRAIMDKCTQEAEKCSAPQKIRDTDDEEVASCMDEATRKRVAKAAFNRVLEEQPIDGRAKLKTASLKLIRRINPEIKSTAILKSVKDLYRKQLKQARAEEILKKMSEKRGIGADLTEALTEASLQMAIRRLGYQDTVPSLEEVQQTYRRFRIPKLFPSEPLVDDYLTQCVLNQSWLGMTVAQSLNKGAGQGVYATIPFYKNQVVVEIHGKRMATIEANRLFRSLLGEDDGSNYFLTVDQDVTIDAREEACACHPHQQCFGRLVNHKANEDGPNLKSKALVVDGLKRPFLVATRDITAGEELCFDYGVRPGQFNEGYEQMFLLPEKSRKRKRSARDQQG; translated from the exons atgaccaaagaaattgaaaCCATTATTTCTGAAGAATCCTCGATTATGACCATGCCTGCCCCTGGACCGATTCTGAATGCCCCTGAACATACTTTGACTGCCCCTGAACATGATTTGACTGCCCCTAAACCCACTTTGACTGCCCCTGAACTAACCTTGACTGACCCTAAGCCAACCTTGACTGTCGCGGAACCGACCTTGACTGCACCTGGACAAACCTTGACTGCCCCTGGAACACACTTGGCCTCTTTAATCGCACCTGAGGATGACTCTAGGAATCCTTCCATGACCCTTGCTATTTCGAAGGATGTAAAAGGGAAGAAGCCAAGGAATTTCTTCACCATTTGCCCATTTTGCCGTAGATCCTTCTACAAATTGGACAAACACTTTCTGGCGAAGAAAGGAAGCTGTAGTAAGAATACCAATGGAGAATTTTGGTCAGTCAAAGAAGCAAAGGAAATGCACGAATTGGCCAAGGATGAGCTTGCAGAGAGGTCTCAGAACAAGACATATTTTTTGGCTTCACAAGTGAGCAGCTTGGTGGAAGAAACCAAAACATTGCACGGTTTCTGCAAGGCTTTGTCGGCTATGACCGGATTATACTTTGACCCTCTAAATCTACCGGACCGCACACTTTCATTTGAGGACACCAGGCCAGTGGCTGCGCACATGCACACACAcgtacacacaaacacacacacagcaCACGTGGCAGGGCCATCAACATCGGCGCTGCCACAGCAATCACCACCTATCGTGGAAACAGATTTTTTCTCCAGAGAGCAATTAAGTTTGTCCTCTCAAATCCGTCGGAGAAGAGTCTCAGAAGAGTCAGACCCCGAAGATGTTGTGGACAGCGACGAGGGGGGAAGCCTCTACGCTCCAGAGATCCCTGAGGACGAATCTTCGGAGGAGGAGGAGGAAAAATCGGAGCTGCGAAGCGAATACTTCAAGAAGGAATGGAATTGGACATCTGATATCAGAAAAAAGATGCAGAAACACGGGCTGTATGACGTCTACACCAAAAATGTCAAAACAGAAGAGGAGGCAAAGAAGATGGCCAAAGGCATCGAATTGATGAAGAAATTTGAGAAATGGTCTGCGGAATGTGGAGAGAGGAGTAGCAGAAAGTTTAGGAATCCTTTTGGGTGCGCCCAGAAGATTGTTTACTTTATCTTAGAGGGAACAAAGTATAATTGGTTGAATTTCCACTCTGCCGAAAGAGTGGAGCTGTTCTTCTCAAAGCTTGCCGAATGTGGAATGAAAGGAAGCAGCCGAAACAAATATGCTCAGGGCTATAGCAGGTTCGTAAAATATATCACATCCCGTGGTAGTGATGCACCGCCAGAGCTGAATATAGCCCTCGTCAACTCTGTCATGTCGGCTGTAAGCTTCTTGGATAGGAAGCAAAAATCTCTTGCAACGGCAGAGATGAGGCACCGAGAGCTCCAGCGGACTTTTAATCCAAACTCTTTCACTATAGACGACTACAGGAACTTGAAAGCTGGCGTGGAGAAGTTCATGGCCCCTGTAATCACGCGGCTAACAAGAAATCGGCTGGTTGAAGAGGACCACACAAACATCACAGCTTACATCTgctttttggtttcatttatgtaCGGTCATCGGCCTGGAGTTCCGGAGAATATGACGGTGACGGAGTTTTTGAACCGGCATTATGTGGAGGAGCAAAAGATGTTCGTCATTCTTGTTGAAAAACACAAGACTGCCAGCATAAAGTCCGCTGGTGTTGCACTCAGTGAACCCGAAGAagtcatttttagaaaatacctATCGTTTGTTCGACCCGCTTTGGTAAAGCCAGACTTGCCAGAGCCAGTACATTTCCTTTTATCGATGTCAGGACAGAAGATACAAAACACAAGCATAACATTGCGGAGGTTCCTGGAGAAAATTTTCGGAGGCGAAATGAGGCCAGGTGTTTGTGTTCCAAATCAGACTACGATACGCCACTTAATCGCGACTATGAATAGGAATGCGACAAACCTGTCAAAGGAGGACAGGGATATGATGCATGAGTACCTGTGCCATACAGAAAATACGTCAAAGAATGTGTACGAAGCCTACGCGTTCCACCAGATTGCTGCAGGCAGAGCCATCATGGACAAGTGCACTCAAGAAGCAGAAAAATGTTCTGCTCCGCAAAAAATTAGGGACACGGACGACGAAGAGGTTGCTTCATGCATGGATGAGGCAACCAGGAAAAGGGTGGCCAAGGCA gCTTTCAACCGTGTTCTGGAGGAACAGCCAATAGATGGAAGGGCCAAGTTGAAGACGGCTTCTCTGAAATTGATAAGAAGAATCAATCCAGAGATAAAAAGCACAGCCATATTGAAGTCTGTTAAGGATCTCTACAGGAAACAGCTCAAACAGGCTCGAGCTGAGGAGATCCTTAAAAAAATGTCGGAGAAGCGTGGAATAGGAGCAGATCTCACTGAGGCCCTCACAGAAGCTAGTTTACAGATGGCAATTCGTCGGCTAGGATACCAGGACACCGTGCCGTCTCTGGAAGAAGTCCAGCAGACTTACAGAAGATTCAGGATCCCAAAACTCTTTCCTTCTGAGCCATTGGTAGATGACTATCTGACTCAATGTGTCCTTAATCAGTCCTGGCTGGGAATGACCGTAGCCCAGAGCCTCAACAAAGGAGCTGGACAAGGCGTTTATGCGACAATCCCGTTCTACAAAAATCAAGTAGTGGTTGAGATTCACGGAAAAAGGATGGCTACCATCGAGGCAAACAGACTCTTTCGGTCACTACTTGGAGAGGATGATGGAAGCAATTACTTTTTGACAGTTGACCAAGATGTTACGATAGATGCAAGAGAAGAGGCTTGCGCTTGCCATCCCCATCAGCAATGTTTCGGACGCCTTGTAAACCATAAGGCAAATGAGGATGGCCCGAATCTGAAGTCCAAGGCGTTGGTGGTTGATGGTCTGAAAAGACCTTTTCTCGTTGCGACACGAGACATTACGGCGGGAGAAGAGTTGTGCTTCGACTACGGAGTCAGGCCCGGCCAGTTCAATGAGGGCTATGAGCAGATGTTCCTCCTACCCGAGAAGTCCAGGAAGCGAAAGAGATCAGCTAGAGATCAGCAAGGTTAG